GTACCGGGCTTGAATTTTCGTCTGGCCCAAAATATTGTCGAGTATCGTGAAACAGAAGCACCATTTCAGTCTATCAATGATCTGTTAAATGTAACGGGAATTGGAGAGGCAACACTGGATCGAATCCTACCCTATATCGCTGTCAGTTCGGGACTGGATCGCGGCAGAGATCTCTATTTAAATTCAAAATACTGGACTGAGAACAGCCGATTTGAAAATTTCACCCGATATCAGCAGACGCTTGAAGAGCAGCACGGTTTTCAGCGTCCTGATACTTCAGGAGGATTTGTAGGCAGCCCTTTTAAGTACTATCAACGGTTCAGATTCACCAGTAATCATCTCTCCCTTAACCTAACCCAGGACAAAGATCCCGGCGAACCCCTAAATCATCCGGCAGATTTTGATTACTCTTCCTGGCACGTTGCACTCATGGATAATGGCCGTCTTAAAAGTTTAGTGATAGGTGATTATAGTGTTTCATTTGGTCAGGGATTACTGCTATGGAGTGGTGGAGCATTTGGTAAGGGCAGTGAGGTGATCCGAACACCCAATAAAAACGATCGTGGAATTCGTCCATTTACTTCAGCCCAGGAGATGACGGGATTCAGGGGCGTAGCTGCAACATACGGCGGTCGGCTGCAGCTATCCGGTTTTTATTCTAATCGCAAGCGCACAGCATCAGAAATTAACGACACGTATGTACGCTTTCCGACTGAAAGCGGATATCACAGAACGCTCAATGAGAGAGAAAGGAGATTCAATCTTGAACAGGAAACAATCGGTGGTCGATTAAGAGTTCAGATTCCATATGGATTTTTCGGTATATCAGGTTATCACAATCGATTCGACAAACCCATACAAACCGGGAACCTTCCCTGGCAAATCAACAATTTTGAAGGGCAAACAATTAGCGGCTATTCTGCTGACTATCGACTACTGGCCGGTCCCGCTCTGCTTTTTGGCGAAGCCGCTTATACTGATAATGGCGGTTATGGTGTGATCAGCGGTGCCGAGCTGGAGCTTGGAAATCGAACCGATGCTGTAGCCGTTTATCGGTATTACGAACCAACCCTGCAATCTATTTTTGGGGCGGGATTTGGTGAACAGTCCGGTGATCCAGGCAATGAAGAAGGTTTTTACTTTGGAGTACGACACGAACTGAGCTCCAAAGTTCAGGTTAGTGCCTACATTGATCAGTTTCGCTTCCCTTCAGCACGCTTTCAGCAGCGGCAACCCACTTCGGGGTACGACTGGCTTTCACTATTCGAATTCAATCCGGTCCCATCATTGAAGTTCTATGCTCTTTTCCGACATAAAGTGAGAGAAGAAGAGTATGCAGATTTTGATGATTTTGGCCGAGAGTTTAGAATCTTGGGAGCAAACAGACGTACCGGAGCCAGATTTCAGGCAGAATATCAGGTTACTCCATCGGTGAGACTTCGAACACGGTTTGATATGTCCCGTTCAAAATCGACCGGAAATGGGTCAAGCCGTGGCTACTTAGTCTTTCAGGATATTCGATTCTATGTATCCCAAAATCTTCGGGTTGACGCTAGAGCAACACTTTTTAATACCGATGATTTTAATTCCAGAGTGTATCAGTTCGAAAACGACCTGCTCTTTGTTTTATCCAATACGATGCTGTTTGATCGTGGTCAGAGGATGTATATGCTGATAAATTACAGTGCATCGTCTTGGCTCGATTTCTGGTTGAAACTATCCACTACAGTCTATCAAAACCGGGATGTCATCAGCAGCGGTAACCTGCAGATTGACGGCAACCGGAAAAGTGATATTGGAATTCAAGCCAGAGTTAGATTTTGAAGGAATCTGCCAAATATTAAAAACCCATTCATGGGTTTATCATACGAGCGCAGGATTTATCCTCGCGATAAAAAAATGGATAACATACGTGGCACGGTTTTAAACGTGCCACGAATAGTTGGTTTATTTATCCGTCAATGCCACAACACCCGGCAGTTCCTTCCCCTCGAGATACTCAAGGCTTGCGCCGCCACCGGTTGAGACGTGAGATACCTGATCCATCAAACCGGCTTTTTTAATTGCGGATGCAGAATCACCGCCGCCAATAATCGTTGTAGCGCCGGTTTTTGTCGCATCAGCAAGTGCCTGAGCTATTGTAAATGTCCCTTCTGCAAAGTTTTCCATTTCAAAAACACCCATAGGTCCATTCCAAACCACGGTTTGTGCCGCTTTGATTTTATTCCCAAATGCCAAGCATGCCTGCGGACCAATATCCAGGCCCATCCAGCCCGGTTCAATTTCGTCTGAATCCACAACTTTATGCTCTGCATCATTTTTGAACTCTTTGGCAATTACCGAATCGAGCGGTAACATAAAATTCACACCTGCTTTTTCGGCCTTTTTCATTAACTCTCCGGCCAGCTCAACTTTATCTTCTTCGACCAATGAGTTTCCAATTTCCCAACCTTTCGCTTTCAGAAAAGTATACGTCATACCGCCGCCTATAATAATGGAATCCACTTTGGTGAGAAGATTTTCAATCACACCGATTTTGTCAGATACTTTCGCGCCACCCAGGATAGCCACAAATGGACGCTGAGGATTATTAACACTTTCTTCTAAGTATTTAATCTCTTTTTCCAGCAAGAACCCGGATACTGAAGGCTGTAAAAATTCAGTAACCCCGGCAACAGATGCATGTGCGCGGTGGCTGCTTCCAAAAGCATCATTTACAAAAAGATCGGCGTGCTTGGCAAGTTGTTTAGCAAATTCAGGGTCGTTTTTCTTCTCTTCTGCATGAAACCGAACATTTTCGAGCAGCACAATTTCTCCTTCACCTGCTGCTTCAATTACGGCATCCGCTTCCTCACCGATACAATCAACGGCAAAATGAACAGGCACGTCAACCAATCCTTTTAAATGATCTGCTACCGGTTTTAGACTAAATTCTGGATCAGGCTCACCGGCCGGACGCCCCAAATGACTTGTCAGAATTAATTTCGCACCGTGTTCCACCACATAATTGATAGAATCTAAAGCCTGGGTAATTCGATTGTCATCAGAAATTTTTCCTTCTTTAATAGGCACATTAAAATCCACTCTCATCAGAACTGTTTTGCCTTTCAGTTCTACATCCTTTAAAGTTAGTTTAGCCATTGTTATCTATTTGTTTTTTTTTAATCTGATTTACTAAATTCTATTTATTCAAACTTGTTCACTGTTGCCACATTATAGAAATCAGAGAATTTATCTAAATCGTTCGCTTGATGACTGTGGCGTTCCTATTATTAAAATACAGTGAATCGGCGTTTAATCGAAACGATCGGCCATGAAATTTCACTACTTTCTGCTACTTTTCATATTAATTCCGTTGTATGAAGCGGCCGGACAATCCCACTCAGGTTTTAGTCTGAGTTTAACCGGAAGCTACGCTCCGAATCTGACCGTTAACGACCGGAATTTCGCGAACAACAGATCGATCGGGTTGCAAGCCTCCTATTTTGATGAGGACTACACACGAATGGAATACAGTTTCCTCTACAGCCGCGGTTACGATGCTGCCGTCTCTTATGTGATTGGACTCTCAGCCGCGGCGGTATTTCAGATAACCGATGATCTTCGTTTAAAACCGGGTGTGGGTATTCAGGAGTTTAAAATGGCGGATCGATCCTGCCGAACCACCTGGCGATCCATCCTCGACACAATCTTTGATGTAGACAATAAGTGCTCCGATGATACCCACGCATCGTTCATCGGGTTCATTTCCCTGGAATATCAACTGGCAGATCCCTTTTCACTCTTTTTACAAACAACCTATAGAGCCGTTCTGAGCAGTGTCAGGCAGGAATCAAGCGTTGAGACAGTAGGCCCGAACGGAGAAACGTCTGAAAGGACATACTACACGACCGATCGATCCTTATATAACAGCGGATTAAGCGCCGGTCTCGGGTTTCGAATCTACTTCAACTAAATCGGGGTTTATAAATCAAGGTAGTTCAGCAGGCATTCGATTCTACTTTTTTTGAAAGATGTACTACATCACATATCCAAATAGTCAAGCAATTCTGCAAAATTGTCGAATTCAAAATCTGCTGATACATCTGTATTGCCATTTCGGGAGGCCTCTTTGTCGATTAATGCCGTAAACCAAGCTGTTTTCCAACCGGCATTATTTCCACCCACAATATCGGATGAAAAGGAATCTCCCACATAGAGAATCTCTTCTCGCGCAACCCCGGCTTTCTCCGTTGCCACATCAAACACAATTGGATGTGGTTTTAACTTACCGATCTCTTCAGTAATCAATAGAGGACTGCAGTAATCCTTCAGATTTAATTTCTCAAATTTTAGCTCCTGCGTCTCTTTAAATCCGTTCGTAATGATTCCGGATTTCACCTTCGAACTTACCTGTTCTAATACAGTTTGAGCGCCTTCAACCCAGGACCAAAACTCCCGATAGTTATTCATGTAGAAATGCCCAATCTCCTCACTTCTACCGGTATCCAGTTCAAGCTGTTCCATGGTATCCCTGAAACGAGCCTGCTGCAGCTCATAACGGTTAATTTCATCTCTTTGATAACTTTCCCAAAGATTGTGGTTAACGATTTGATATCTCGCCAGCCAATCATCGATGGATACTTGCTGAAGTTCGGGGTATTTATCGTAAGTGGTTTGCTGTGCTTTTCCCTCCGCAGATATGTGATCTAAAAGTGTATTGTCGAGGTCAAAATAGACAAAAGATGGTTTCATGAGTGAGGTAAAAGAAAATTTATTCTGTTAAGCAGTTTTTTAATTAGGCTGTAAGGTACGGCCTTTTATAACAAATTGATGATACAGTCAATTAACATGAATCAAACCCAAATCAGTTTCGTATATTCGCATCTAATCTTGTAACCAGAAATTAAATACCTAAAATCAATGAATATTAAGACTTGGATTGGAACTGGGGTTATCGCTTTTATCGTGATTTACGCGGTTGGCTTGAATAACTCACTGATTGAAAAAGAAGAGGGAGTGAATCAGGCTTGGGCACAGGTTGAAAACCAATATCAGCGCAGGGCAGATTTGATACCAAACCTTGTCAGCACTGTCCGGGGAGCGGCTAATTTTGAGCAGGAAACCATCACACAGGTAATCGAAGCCAGAAGCCGTGCCACATCTATCAACGTGAGCGCCGGGGATCTGAATGACCCTGCAGCACTTCAGCAGTTTGATCAGGCACAGCAGCAGTTAAGCGGTGCACTTTCCAGGCTGCTTGTTACTGTTGAACGCTACCCGGAGCTAACGGCAACGCAAAATTTCCGTGATCTTCAAACTCAACTCGAAGGTACAGAAAATCGTATTTCTACTGAACGAATGAGATTCAACAGAGCTGCTCAGGAATACAACACCTCCATTCGCCGTTTTCCTGCTAATCTGGTTGCAGGAATATTCGGCCACCAGCAAAAAGCCTATTTCGAAGCTATTGAAGGTGCGGAACAAGCCCCTGAAGTCTCATTTGATTAATCATTACTACTATGCCTGCAAGAAAATTTCTATCCGAAGAAGATGAGAAACGGATTGTACAAGCAATTGAAAAAGCTGAAAAGAATACAAGCGGCGAAATAAGAGTACACATTGAATTCAAGTGTAAAAAAGATCCGCTTGAACGTGCAAAGGTACTATTTCATGAGCTGGGTATGGATCAAACAGAAGCCCGAAACGGAGTAATACTATACATTGCTACCGATGATAAAAAAGTAGCCGTTTTTGGGGATGAAGGAATCAGCAAGCTGGTTGACGACCATTTCTGGCAAGATGAGATTGACAGTCTGATTTCTGAATTCAAAAAAGAAAACTTTGAGCAGGGAATTGAGCAGGTTGTCGGGGATATCGGGGAAAAGCTCAAAATACATTTCCCAAGTGCAGGAGATGATCCCGA
This portion of the Rhodohalobacter barkolensis genome encodes:
- a CDS encoding ComEA family DNA-binding protein is translated as MKNTNRTYRTFDKRIVGIYCISILIFSTVFYPSEPVKAQQKDSTQTRIEQDIERALDEFDSDESEQNLEELLEFLQNLANNPLNINRADVDDLLQVPGLNFRLAQNIVEYRETEAPFQSINDLLNVTGIGEATLDRILPYIAVSSGLDRGRDLYLNSKYWTENSRFENFTRYQQTLEEQHGFQRPDTSGGFVGSPFKYYQRFRFTSNHLSLNLTQDKDPGEPLNHPADFDYSSWHVALMDNGRLKSLVIGDYSVSFGQGLLLWSGGAFGKGSEVIRTPNKNDRGIRPFTSAQEMTGFRGVAATYGGRLQLSGFYSNRKRTASEINDTYVRFPTESGYHRTLNERERRFNLEQETIGGRLRVQIPYGFFGISGYHNRFDKPIQTGNLPWQINNFEGQTISGYSADYRLLAGPALLFGEAAYTDNGGYGVISGAELELGNRTDAVAVYRYYEPTLQSIFGAGFGEQSGDPGNEEGFYFGVRHELSSKVQVSAYIDQFRFPSARFQQRQPTSGYDWLSLFEFNPVPSLKFYALFRHKVREEEYADFDDFGREFRILGANRRTGARFQAEYQVTPSVRLRTRFDMSRSKSTGNGSSRGYLVFQDIRFYVSQNLRVDARATLFNTDDFNSRVYQFENDLLFVLSNTMLFDRGQRMYMLINYSASSWLDFWLKLSTTVYQNRDVISSGNLQIDGNRKSDIGIQARVRF
- a CDS encoding phosphoglycerate kinase, with product MAKLTLKDVELKGKTVLMRVDFNVPIKEGKISDDNRITQALDSINYVVEHGAKLILTSHLGRPAGEPDPEFSLKPVADHLKGLVDVPVHFAVDCIGEEADAVIEAAGEGEIVLLENVRFHAEEKKNDPEFAKQLAKHADLFVNDAFGSSHRAHASVAGVTEFLQPSVSGFLLEKEIKYLEESVNNPQRPFVAILGGAKVSDKIGVIENLLTKVDSIIIGGGMTYTFLKAKGWEIGNSLVEEDKVELAGELMKKAEKAGVNFMLPLDSVIAKEFKNDAEHKVVDSDEIEPGWMGLDIGPQACLAFGNKIKAAQTVVWNGPMGVFEMENFAEGTFTIAQALADATKTGATTIIGGGDSASAIKKAGLMDQVSHVSTGGGASLEYLEGKELPGVVALTDK
- a CDS encoding outer membrane beta-barrel protein codes for the protein MKFHYFLLLFILIPLYEAAGQSHSGFSLSLTGSYAPNLTVNDRNFANNRSIGLQASYFDEDYTRMEYSFLYSRGYDAAVSYVIGLSAAAVFQITDDLRLKPGVGIQEFKMADRSCRTTWRSILDTIFDVDNKCSDDTHASFIGFISLEYQLADPFSLFLQTTYRAVLSSVRQESSVETVGPNGETSERTYYTTDRSLYNSGLSAGLGFRIYFN
- a CDS encoding HAD family hydrolase; the protein is MKPSFVYFDLDNTLLDHISAEGKAQQTTYDKYPELQQVSIDDWLARYQIVNHNLWESYQRDEINRYELQQARFRDTMEQLELDTGRSEEIGHFYMNNYREFWSWVEGAQTVLEQVSSKVKSGIITNGFKETQELKFEKLNLKDYCSPLLITEEIGKLKPHPIVFDVATEKAGVAREEILYVGDSFSSDIVGGNNAGWKTAWFTALIDKEASRNGNTDVSADFEFDNFAELLDYLDM
- a CDS encoding LemA family protein gives rise to the protein MNIKTWIGTGVIAFIVIYAVGLNNSLIEKEEGVNQAWAQVENQYQRRADLIPNLVSTVRGAANFEQETITQVIEARSRATSINVSAGDLNDPAALQQFDQAQQQLSGALSRLLVTVERYPELTATQNFRDLQTQLEGTENRISTERMRFNRAAQEYNTSIRRFPANLVAGIFGHQQKAYFEAIEGAEQAPEVSFD
- a CDS encoding TPM domain-containing protein, whose product is MPARKFLSEEDEKRIVQAIEKAEKNTSGEIRVHIEFKCKKDPLERAKVLFHELGMDQTEARNGVILYIATDDKKVAVFGDEGISKLVDDHFWQDEIDSLISEFKKENFEQGIEQVVGDIGEKLKIHFPSAGDDPDELGNEISFKDNRVDKDDD